The Cygnus atratus isolate AKBS03 ecotype Queensland, Australia chromosome 17, CAtr_DNAZoo_HiC_assembly, whole genome shotgun sequence sequence TTGAGCGCATTAGCTATATCTtcttcagggggaaaaaaagcacacaaagaaGTGTCTGTATACCTTTTATTTCCagagggatttttcttttttttttttcctctccccccatttttatttttattttttaattttcaaagtgctaagcttgtttattttgccattttttacTTTGTACAGAAGCccttgatttgatttgatttttacttattttagtGACATTTACTCACCCTCTTCATTaaggaagcttttaaaaaaaatcacttatttaagaatttgtttcttttttttttcccccaagaatTATGTagtttttttgtatgtattttccttttttttttttcttttaaatttcccTCCTTTTAGGTTAAATAAgggctttttcctctgttacgcctttttttatttagttagttacTTTGATTGTTTGGTTGCCCGTTTACTTTGTTGAACTCTTTTGTTTAACATGAATCGCATGCTGATACTCTTTGCATGATCTCTAAATCTTCCCGTTATCATAGCAGGGGgaaaagaagtttcttcttACTGTGGATTTCTTTCAGGGAtatgtgcttttgttttcttctctttcttctttttctttcttgctttcttactttgtttgtttctttccttttgtttcagtgCATCATGATGGTAAAATTTCtgggtttatttaaaaaaaaatcaaagtaaaaccaaaaacaatcccccttaaaaaaatgttcaaacaaTGCCAAATggcttttttgctttcagatctCTCAGTCAGGGTCTTCTGCTGACCTCTTTACCAAAACAGACAGCCCGCCTGGCAACCTAGCCAGCCAGAACGGAGAGTATCATGAATATGACTCAGGAAACGAtacttcctcccctccctccactCAAACGAGCTCATCCAGGTCAAAGGACAGCCAGGAGAAAAGAAGTCTAGTCCATGATGGCTTTGGCCATGCCTTCTCGTCCGGGAAGCCCAAACTGGCCAACAGTGATAACAGCTCTGATTCAGGAAATTCCTTCACCAGTTGCTTTTCCCAGACCAAGGCGACAGCTTTGGAAAATCTGTCTCCAGATGCCCAGGGACAAGACCGAAGGTCAGTGAttaccagcagctgctgctggcagccaaaTACCTGCTACGGCGTTGCTCTGTATCTCCTGCCTGCTTGCCAGTTGCAGTGATGAGCTGGCAGGGAGGTTTTTGTGGTCTGGAGAGAGTTAGATGTAAATCAGACCCGCGGTCTTGCCAGTCTGGAGTCGGGAACCCAGCATTGAGCAATGCTTTAGCCTGAGGAGGAAGACGAAAACCCAGCCATCGCACCCCTGGGCAATGCCCATGCCTGCTCTTCTGGCATTAATGTGGCTCGCCTGGGGTTTGGccctgtgcagagctgtgtcctgagcacagccctgctctgctggacACGACCATGTTGTTGATCCTTCTGGGCAAATTCTGGAAAGGTGCCTGAGGGGTTCCcttgcaaattattttactgtggGGAAGGGGAACGCAATTAATTTTCACTAAAACCATTATGGGCTGTTTTTTCACCTGTCCAACAAGACTAATCCAGTCTgtgccttcctgccttctttCAGGACTGGTCCTGGGCAACCAGATAGCATTTTGTGCACGTGGGGAGCACAGGGAAAGgcaggtgctgtgctggctATGGGataacacagcagcagctctgtgcactGGGACCACgatgctgctggagctggagtcAAACACAGTCTGGTGCCACAAGACATCATCAGGAGAGGGATGTAGGTGCCAGCCTCCATCACTGCCTCTCTTTCCTGGGGATTTGCCCAGTGATGCTGAGGATGAAGGCGCTGAAGCACAAGGGCTGGTACCCAAGGCTGTGCTCAGGCAGTGGTGTTAGGGAGCAATTCCAGGCCCTCAGGTCTTAAACACCAAAAGTTAGAGCCAGGCTGTGGTCCAGGAGTGGGAAGGAGCCAGGGGAATTGGTATTAGGAAGAACAAGTCCTGAATTTTCAGTCAGAGGATACAATTTTGAGGCCCTATATACTTCTCACACCGTGACTCCAGTGGGATAACTCTGCCTTCGCATGGGTGGAGCTGGAATTGCAGCTGGCCATTGCTGTTGGTAGGCCAGCCCCGATTCACAGCCAGGACACTTCTCCTGAAAGTGCAGGGATTCACACAGGCCTCTCGAAAGGTGGTGGGACGTGCGTGCTCACACGGCTGTGCAGGCCCGGAGCCCTGGCTTTCCTTGCTGTAGGGCTTCTCCTTGCCTCGCTGCCTCCCCAGGGCCTGCAGGGCATGGGGCAGAAGAGCTGCCTGAGACCTGGCCCACAGCCTGGAGGCTGAGCTCTTGGGCTCTGACCGCACACGCTgggcctcctgcagcaggagcctaGGAAATCAGGAGGTTTTTATCCCCGCTTTGGGACTGGGAGGATGGGAGTGCTGTTAGCTCATGTAAGCTGTAAGTCACGGCTTAACTGACCACCCAAATACATATGTTTTCAGAGCGTGCCTGTCCTTGTGTCTCAGCTGTTCGGAGGAGAAGAAGCGAAATttgtccccgtccccagcccccagctccccggcAAGGCCGTGCTCCCGCAGCGAGTCgtacagcagcacaggcaggtcCTCCCCTGGCTCCAGCCGCTCCAGCCGCTCCCGCTCCTCACACCACAGGGCCTCCCCCAAGTACTCCCGAAGCAGGTCCTGCTCTTCAGGGAAGAGGTAAGGCCAGTGCAAACAGCTGTCTTTGTGACCCTGGGCAATGCCCAGCCCCTTGCAGGCTGTCAGACTCCTTGAGGAAGTGGGTGAAAAGGTTTGTGTGTGTACGTAGGGAGCCACATAGCTCCTGCAATATGGGATATCTCTTCCCCCATTAGCCTAGATTAGGAGGAATCTGGACCTGTCTCATCTTCCAGCATCTTTAATTCATGTGTTTATTCTCTATCCCCAGGTCTTCTTCACGGTCCCCCAGCTATTCTTCCAAATCCTGCAAAAAAAGTCCTGGAAGCAGGAGTTCAAAGCCTCGCCGGAGCCCCAGTTACTCCCGCTACAGCCCTAGCAGGTACATCTGTCTCTGCATGTGATAATTGCTGCCTCATGCCTCTCCACTGCCTCCATCGCTTGCTTGTACTCCAGCCTGCTTTCTGGGTCCCTCTGTCAGCCCCAAACTGCTCCCCAAGCTTCCTCACTAGGTGCTTCAGGCACCCCAATACTCCTCACCAGAGtgaaggaggagcagggagacATGGAGCAAGGGTTATATCAGCATGTTATGTTGGCCTGCAGCCCTATGGAAATGTCTTCCCATTTATTGCCCCAGAGCTGGTGGTGGTAGCAGAGGAAAGAGCCCAGCAGTGAGCCTTTCGCTTTCTGTGGCAAGAGGGGATTTCCTGTAGCCAAGGAATAACCACCCTGCATTGATTCAGGGGAATTTCACTCTGAAACGTCCTGCtttcagggcagggagggaggctggTATATCCCCGGCACTGAAGCATCACAGCACCTCATACTCAGAGCGTGCGGTGTGCGAGGCGGCTCTTCCTCCGCTCCGAGCTGCTGCGAACAACACGCTGCTCGGCAGAGTGCACAGATGGCTGCTCGGTGATGTTTGCCAGGGCCTCGTGCAAGTAGGAGGTGCCTCACAGGAAAACCCGGGGAGTGCCCTCCCTGTCGTGCTGGGGGCCAGCAACGGGGCTGTGAGCAGTGGGCAGAGCGTTAGGCTCCAGCTGGGTCTGCCCGTGGCTTCCATCATCCAAGAAGCCCacggcagccagcagcacacccCTGCGgcggggctgcagcccttgTCAGAGAGAAATCTTAGTGCAGCAGGGAAAGACACTCTGCTTttcagggctgcagctctgccaaaGAGGTGTCAGGCCCTGAGAAGTGTCCCTGCTGTGTGGGCAGATGCCAGGTACCCTCATGCTGGCTCTCGTTCAACCATGCAAGGGGAAGCACGGTCCAGGAGACTCTGCTCACTCCACACCCTGCAGAAGACATGCATCTCACAGCTCAGCCCTGGAGATGCCTTtgggcagttttttttttctggtaacatctctgctgctgagcataCTGTGAACATTTGGCACCCTTAAATGTTACATTCCCGGGGCCTGATTCCTGCAAGCTGCGACAGTCCCTGCTCTGCCGTAGGAGAACGTTTCCTGTGTGCAGGGCCCGGGCTCCTGGTCTGTAACGTAGCGCTTTGCAGATGGCACCAAGCAGGGAACGGGGTGTATGAAATCATCTGTGTTCTGCAGAAGGGCCTGTGCTGACGTGTATGGGAATTTAACAAAAGATAAAACCATAGCAACCCTGACACTCCTTCTGGCGAGCCATGCGGAGCCGCGCGGCCCTGCAGGGATACCTGGGGCCCTCGGCACGCGTGGGGCCcactggcagggctgtgctcgCCCGGttttgcagcacagccagcaagAGCAGCTTTAGCAGAGCTGTGGAAATACCGAGCACAGCTACAGGAACGGGTACGGGGAAGCCATCTTAGCTCAGCAGCGTGGGGCAGCCAGGAGGCTGCTGAATCTTCCAGGCAGCCCAGAATCGGTCAGTGTCTGTCTGTCAGGCCAGATGAGTGTCTCACTGCCCAGCTGATTGTGTGTGCAGGGCTGATGCCAGCAGAGCACTGAGCTTTAGGGTGTTCCCTTTCGGAGCTGTGTGCCTTTGTGGGTCATTTTCTGTGCATTCAACCCCCACCCAGCCAACTGCACCTGCACGAGCCCAGCGCTGACTGTTCCCAACCTTCCCTAGGGACCGTGAGCGAGAGCACAAGTACGGCTCCAGCGAGAAGGAGTCGCACAGGGAGTGTGACCGGCGGCGGCGGTGCTCCTACTCGCCCCTGAGGAAACGCAGGAGAGACTCCCCCAGCCACCTGGAAGCTCGGCGCATCACGAGGTACGGGGACATTCTGTGACACAGGCCTGTGCTTCGGAGGGAGGCAGGTTcagctgtccctgctggggGACATGGGCTGTCCTCTGGTCCCAGTCCTTGCCAGTGGAGGTTGCTCCAGCAGGAGACCGGTTCCCCTGAGCCTGATCAGAAGGCCCGTCTGCCACTCCTAGAGCTTCAGGATTTCCAGCTAGGGGCAGAGAGAGGATTCAGGGGTCTCGTTTACagccactgaagaaaaaagacagatgaAGTCAGAGCAGGGCATCAGATACGAGATGCATCCCCCTACAGGCTTTTTGCTTCGCCCTCTCCTGTGGTAGATGTCCTGGGTACAGAGAGCCTGTAAGCCTCAAGCTGAGGGCTTCTGGGGACAGCAtcaggcagagcccagcctcaGACTTGGTGCTTGGGGCGTTCCCCAGGGCCCTGGAAGTGGAATCCCAAAGCCTGTCAGATAcctactttatttcttttaaataaacaaataagctGGGAGGCTGTCGTACGGCATAAACAGTGCTTTTTGGAGATTTAGGCAGTAAATCTGTCCTGGCGTTCCTGGTAATCCACATCTTTTTGTCCCCACAGTGCCCGCAAACGCCCCATCCCCTACTATCGGCCCagtccttcctcctccagcagcgcCAGCAGCTATTCCTCTTGGTACAGCACCTTTAGCCGCTCCCCCAGCCGGAGCCGGAGCTACTCCAGCTCCCGGACGAGCCGGAGccgcagctggagcagcagcagtggggagggcaggagccgCAGCCGCAGCTCAGGCCCCAGAAGCAGCCGCAGCCGGAGCAGGAGCTCTGAGTCAGGAGGCAGCTCCGACAGCCTGCGGCGCTAGGGAGTGCCGCCGAGGGCTCGCACGCTGCCGGCACCTCCAAATTCCTGGCATTCTGCACGTCCTTCCCACCTACCCGGCCATCGATAGCAATCACCCCTGATACCGATGCGATGGCAGCACCAGGTCTCCCTTCCGCACTTCGGACAGAGTAAGAGGCCGCGTGCACCCGGCGCAGCCCCTTCGCCGCCTTGCAGAGAGGATGGATCTGTCCCGGCTCCCCCAGCcggggctggaaggagggtcagcGCCCCGC is a genomic window containing:
- the SRRM4 gene encoding serine/arginine repetitive matrix protein 4, coding for MASVQQGEKQLFEKFWRGTFKAVATPRPESIIVASITARKPLPSGPLSCLPYPAEDRHPEKPSGCVSKEASTTNGWARGKERRSHARHRSRSPSCNGERAPPPARGKKKKKKSGRKKRRRSPSYSPSPVKKKKKKSSKKRKRNRLSSKKRRHSSSSPKSKRKEERKHKKHSRGRTRKAHRHRHRHSRSESSDSYSPSCRSRHRARSREEGRKTRRRCSQHHSKVTAKRSSSAEVQANPKASQTLPLYSFLSPKEVISQSGSSADLFTKTDSPPGNLASQNGEYHEYDSGNDTSSPPSTQTSSSRSKDSQEKRSLVHDGFGHAFSSGKPKLANSDNSSDSGNSFTSCFSQTKATALENLSPDAQGQDRRACLSLCLSCSEEKKRNLSPSPAPSSPARPCSRSESYSSTGRSSPGSSRSSRSRSSHHRASPKYSRSRSCSSGKSPRSSSRSPSYSSKSCKKSPGSRSSKPRRSPSYSRYSPSRDREREHKYGSSEKESHRECDRRRRCSYSPLRKRRRDSPSHLEARRITSARKRPIPYYRPSPSSSSSASSYSSWYSTFSRSPSRSRSYSSSRTSRSRSWSSSSGEGRSRSRSSGPRSSRSRSRSSESGGSSDSLRR